Proteins encoded by one window of Salmonirosea aquatica:
- a CDS encoding DUF1573 domain-containing protein, translating into MNKQTARILLLMVTLGTLLGACGEKKDKNSTAGLQEKIPVLAMQDSTTYQFGEIKEGEIVEHAFKFKNGGQFPLIINNVTASCGCTIPEWPREPIAPNEEAAIMVRFNSKGKPGPQVKTITVYANTEPAYSELRLQGIVAAAPDTLSD; encoded by the coding sequence ATGAACAAACAAACTGCACGAATACTTCTGCTGATGGTGACCCTGGGTACCCTGTTGGGTGCCTGCGGTGAGAAAAAGGATAAGAACAGTACAGCCGGCCTACAGGAGAAAATTCCGGTGTTGGCCATGCAGGACAGTACTACCTACCAGTTCGGCGAAATCAAGGAGGGGGAAATTGTAGAGCATGCTTTCAAATTTAAGAACGGCGGACAATTCCCTTTGATTATCAACAATGTGACGGCCTCCTGCGGATGTACAATTCCCGAGTGGCCCCGCGAGCCCATTGCCCCGAACGAGGAGGCGGCCATTATGGTTCGGTTCAACAGTAAAGGAAAACCCGGTCCACAGGTCAAAACCATCACGGTCTATGCCAACACCGAGCCTGCTTACTCGGAACTGCGCCTGCAAGGCATTGTGGCGGCCGCGCCGGATACGCTGAGCGACTAG
- the yajC gene encoding preprotein translocase subunit YajC: MLQTILAQAQPGGSQAMIYQVVMWVGIIGVFYFFMIRPQQKKAREQKELLAGIKKGDEVVTIGGMHGKVYLVDETTVTLDLDKGVKITFDKSAVSRTIK; encoded by the coding sequence ATGTTACAAACTATTCTCGCCCAAGCCCAACCCGGCGGTTCACAAGCCATGATATACCAGGTTGTCATGTGGGTTGGCATCATCGGGGTTTTCTATTTTTTCATGATTCGTCCTCAGCAGAAAAAAGCCCGAGAGCAGAAAGAACTGCTTGCGGGTATAAAAAAGGGCGACGAGGTAGTTACCATTGGCGGTATGCACGGAAAAGTGTACCTGGTGGACGAAACCACCGTAACGCTTGACCTGGATAAAGGCGTGAAAATCACTTTTGACAAATCGGCCGTCAGCCGGACGATAAAGTAA